One window of Vitis riparia cultivar Riparia Gloire de Montpellier isolate 1030 chromosome 5, EGFV_Vit.rip_1.0, whole genome shotgun sequence genomic DNA carries:
- the LOC117914228 gene encoding chromatin modification-related protein eaf6 isoform X1: protein MATASGQRGSTNPTAMLASLVSKRERLQDELRVIEKQVYEMETNYLQDSSHFGNVLKGFEGFLSSSKNTTNLKRSRKFQLEDRLFSLSSVTSPAAEELGVGRDDGRSDFGQGRPKGGSLPTNGQGKPKKGRTAPRDGKRIRPSSEADLDDEDDPDLSLR from the exons GACAAAGAGGTTCCACAAATCCAACAGCTATGCTTGCATCTCTGGTGAGCAAGAGAGAGAGACTTCAAGATGAGCTTCGGGTCATTGAGAAGCAG GTGTATGAGATGGAGACGAATTATTTACAAGATTCAAGCCATTTTGGGAATGTATTGAAAGGTTTTGAAGGGTTTCTTTCTTCATCCAAGAACACAACAAA CCTTAAGAGATCCAGGAAATTCCAGCTTGAAGATAGGCTCTTTTCATTGTCTTCAGTTACCTCACCGGCA GCTGAAGAACTTGGAGTTGGACGGGATG ATGGAAGATCTGATTTTGGTCAAGGCCGGCCTAAGGGTGGAAGCTTACCTACGAATGGACA GGGGAAGCCAAAAAAGGGAAGAACAGCACCAAGGGATGGAAAGCGAATTAGGCCATCAAGTGAAGCTGATCTTGACGACGAAGATGATCCGGATTTGAGCCTGAGATAG
- the LOC117914228 gene encoding chromatin modification-related protein MEAF6 isoform X2 codes for MATASGQRGSTNPTAMLASLVSKRERLQDELRVIEKQVYEMETNYLQDSSHFGNVLKGFEGFLSSSKNTTKLKNLELDGMMEDLILVKAGLRVEAYLRMDRGSQKREEQHQGMESELGHQVKLILTTKMIRI; via the exons GACAAAGAGGTTCCACAAATCCAACAGCTATGCTTGCATCTCTGGTGAGCAAGAGAGAGAGACTTCAAGATGAGCTTCGGGTCATTGAGAAGCAG GTGTATGAGATGGAGACGAATTATTTACAAGATTCAAGCCATTTTGGGAATGTATTGAAAGGTTTTGAAGGGTTTCTTTCTTCATCCAAGAACACAACAAA GCTGAAGAACTTGGAGTTGGACGGGATG ATGGAAGATCTGATTTTGGTCAAGGCCGGCCTAAGGGTGGAAGCTTACCTACGAATGGACA GGGGAAGCCAAAAAAGGGAAGAACAGCACCAAGGGATGGAAAGCGAATTAGGCCATCAAGTGAAGCTGATCTTGACGACGAAGATGATCCGGATTTGA